The nucleotide window TTCTTGCTGTGGGTGCACGACCACAAGATCACAAATTTGCAATAATGCATGTATTGCCTTATAAATACTTGCTTCTTAAATTAAAACGTGGCTAAATTATTGTTTCTATCATTTTATGCAACGAGAGCAAGATTTTGTGTGGACTTGATCCATAGATCTGCCTTCTAAGTGCATGCATCTTAATATGAAAGAgggaaaaataatgaaacttaAAGCTAGAAGCTTGCCTGTTTTGCAATGGAATCCATGATTTGAGCCTCGGTAATGCTGCTTCCTGGTTTCCTCACCACATAGGCCATGGGGATTTGCCCTGCCTCTTCATCAGGATACCTGCTCCAAGATACCAAAACCAATGAAACGAGTGGATCTGTATCTTCAAAAACAAACCAATTATGATGAAACAAACGAAATTGTGAAGGCAGGCATTCTCTGCAATAACAATAACACTAAATACACCTTCCATCTATCATTAGCACTTCAATTATCGAGCTACAAATTTTACTGCTGCTATCTCCATATCagtcaagaaaagaaaacctgGACTGATCCACCATTACACGCAGTTCAATGGCCAGAAGAATCTCAGTTTAATTCAGAAATTTCATCAGTCGAAGTGTTTTTGTGTAATACCACCACTAGCAAACTATCCATTGATTTCAAAAAGTAAAGTCTCTCATTGTCATTCCCAGCAGAAGAATCTCTTTTGCTTCCTCAATAAACGAGCTAAGAATATCTTCTCCCCAGTTCACTAAACTACCAAAAACCAAAGCAAGATCAAGAATACCAAACATGTTGCATCTCACATgctacctctctctctctctctccatatgATTCAATGCGCATCGGTTTCTTGTCTATGCATCAATACAACTTATATCTCAAAGAAACGAAAAAAATGAGCTATGTATTCAATCAAAAGAGAGCTTAATTTGGGGATATGTTTGTTTGAAAGAGAGAATAAATTGTTGTCAGCAACTGCTACAATGCAGAAACATATGACGCGTAATTAAACAACATTTCGCATGCTTATTATACCATCATGAAGTTCTCAGCACGAGAAGCAGAAGAGACAACTTACGGAATTACAGCAGCATCGGCAATCTCAGGATTAGACAGCAGCAATTGTTCCAACTCAACAGGGGCCACCTACAAGTTATCAAAGATGTGACAAGACAACAATATTTCTAGCATTAGAATGAGATTTACGATCCTGACATTTATTGAAGTCAATATTATACCGGAAAGGGCATCGGATAATTCGATCACCTGATATGCCTTGTACTTTATCAATTCCTTTAGCCTATCAACAATGTAGAGGAAGCCCTCGGAGTCAAAGAAACAAAGATCCCCAGTCTTTAACCACCCTTCTGAATCCAAGGTTTCGGAAGTTGCCTTCTCATCTCCTACATAACCTGTACTAAAACCATCATTTTAAGCATCAAGAACAATATTAGAGACTTCTACTAGGAAGAAAATGCTGAGGTATTTATGCGGCCAAACTAAGATTTTCCACAATATAGACTATTGATTTCCCAGTCATGGAACATTCTTCCCCTTTCAGATAACCTGCAGCACATTTCAATATTAATACCCTGATGCAAATATGCATTGCCATTTGCCTAGAAGGTATCTCTGGTCCATCCCAAACAAGGTCAAAGCAGTTGCATACATGTATACATGGCAGGTGGCTTAAGAAAAGCTAAGGGTTGTATGAATGCATGCCAGGTTCCAATTACAGAATCAAACGACAAAGCAGCAAAGAACCATTAAGGCTATGCAATGGTACAAGATGCATATTCTTATTAATTGAGGCAGATTCAAAATATGTCAGCAAAACGCTGACATATTGCTCTTTGTAGTGTAAAACCACAGCAAAACGCTGTACTGTTGGAGTGCATTCCAGTATACTGCAGCTCTTTTGTTTTCCACACCAAAAGAACTACACTTCGAAACACATTAAAGAAGAAAGGTAACAACCAACAAGTCAATGTTCACTACCTTTCATAATGGATGGCCCTCGCAACCAAAGCTCCCCTCTCTTTCCAGGACCAAAGGCCTCTCCAGTTAGAGGATCAACAATTTTGGCTTCCATATTTCCACACAACCGACCAACAGAAGCATGCTGGTTACATTCTTCAGGTCCTATCATTCTAGATACAGCTCCAGCCTCCGTTAATCCATACCCCTGCATCTCAAGTATAAGACACGATCATTAATTACTCAACAACATTAATGTTGCTATACATTAACTTCgtgaaaaatgaaaatcctGCATTCAGTTAAAAGGAAGGATAAAAAAGGTTTGCCTGCATTATTTCAGCCTGTGGAAAtttccttttgaatttttctgcAACCTCTTTACTCAATGGCGCGCCACCGCAACTAAACCTCCGCAATGAACTCAAATCATACTTGTTAGTCAAATCCGATTTCAGTAATGTCAGAATAATGGTTGGCGACACAGGCATGTCACTCACTCTATATCTCTCTACAACCTTCAACATTTGCTCAAAATCAAACCTCTCCGTCAAAACCAACGTCCTCCCCCACCGAAATTCATTTATCAACAAAAAGAAGCCAAAAACATGAAACAAAGGCAGCGTAAGCAACGAAACCGCATGTGGGTCAAGTTCTGCAGAGCTCTTTTGAAAAGCCGCGATTGGAGCTATTACGTTCCTGTGAGTCAATGACACGCCTTTGACTCTCCCAGTTGTTCCCGATGAATATAGGATCGCTGCCATGTCGGATTGACTCACTTCAACGTGGGTGGTAGGAGTGTCTCGTTTGGAGATTTGAGTCAACAAGGAGATGAACTCAGGGGAGTCAATGAGGATTGTGCCAAGGGGAAAAGAGGGAAGCTTGTGGGCAGTTTGGGAAGTAGCAAATGCGATCTTGGGTTTGCTGAGTTGGATTTGGTGAGTCAGCTCGGAGTTCGAACTTAGGGGGTTGGCAGGAGAGATGGTGACACCAAGgtaaagaagagagagataaaTAATGGGGACGTGGAGAGAGGGCGGGCAGAGGATAAAAGAGACATCGTTCTTGTTTAAATTGTAGAGACTCTTGAGAGATGAAGAAAGAGAGTAAATCTGGTTGATGGCTTCAGAGTAAGTGAGAGATTGACCTGTGGAGGGCATGATAAGGTAGTTTTTTTGGGTGGTTGGGATGGCAGAGGAGTGGAGGAGAGAAAGGATGAATTGGGTTATGGAGAGAGGTTGATGCGGTGGTGGTGGAGTAGCAGGTGGTATCAGACTTTGAAAGGTTTTACTTTCCAAGCAGTAACCACTTTTTGTAATATTGATTGCATGGGTGGTCATGGTGGTTTCTTGTGCCGGCACCGACTTTGTGGCCATAATTGGATGAAGACGGTGGCAACGAGAGGGAAGGAAGGGGATGATGAAAGGTGGGAGTGAATACAGTAATGGAGATGATCAACAATGGGGGAGCATTATTGTGGGTGATTAAcatattttaacaatttaattattatagaaaaaaataaatatagattatcGAAAAACCTACCCaacttttacattaaaaaacaagatctCAAGGATCGCGATACCTACTCaatgattgctatatatatatggtgtcCCTTCAGGCTCTTAGAACATCATGACGTGCCTGtgagcgtgtttgacagtgtgattgcaggtgcttttcaaataatttttcgtgtcaaaatgcatgccaacgatgtttttttattttttaaaaaccatttttgacatcagcacatcaaaacgatccaaaacgtacaaatcatattaaattttaacaaaaaaaaaaaaaattcaaattttttaggaacgcggccgcagccgcgttcccaaacggtgccttaatTTAACACGAAGCAGGTGAAGTGTAGTAACCCGCTAGTATTTGTTCGAGAGCATCTCCAATGCAGATGATAAATGGAAagctactaataataataatatatttttttatttttttaatatttattttatataaaagtgctaatttactaattttttttataaaaatattatttccacgtatatttaaaatattgttcgttatttattagttttttctccttttgatgtttttaaatcaatgtttttttgttaaaaaattttttataagattattctAGTTTTATAATTCATGTAATAAATTTAGCAAGTTCATCCAGATTGattcgagttattttttatgtgttttttaattaatttttttatttgatcttttaatattaagttgattggaaattatcCAGGTTGTTTTTAAACTCGTCAAGTTAATCAGATCATATTGAGTTGTTAAAATAGTTatgtatcaaatatattaaaatagaattacttttcaaaatggatttttattattagagtacgcgcgcgcgcgtgtaAAACATTACATGCTTATTATTAAAGCTAACTTCATTTTAATAGAAAAGCTAAAGAATATGGAGAAATTAATGTTCACCCACTCCCATTATAATCCATagtgtattatatttttttcactttttaaaaaaaatttgttattaatttttttaaatttgtttttgtttgtttttttaatattgatgtaattaaaaattaagttttgtaatttatttcttttcattttgccTTTTTACAGGGTTAAAATAGTTTATCTATTTGCTAGGGTAACCTAAGTTGTTCCGGTTTACAAGTTtggtgggattttttttttttaattgaactttacTTTGTTATCATTAATCctgtataattaaaaacaatagtttcaagaaaaaaagcCATTATACATAAAGCTAAAATATGTAGGAAAAGTACTGTAACTTTCTTTACAtgttattgtggattgctatggTACttctctacttttttttttcaaaattatctttgtcaattttacttttttaatattgagctgatttaaaaattagctttgtaattttttccattaaaatattgtggattgttaTAGCGTGAGGAAAGTACTATAGCTTTCCTCACAtgttactgtggattgctatagtattttttttcctatagtacttttctctttttttttcttttttttttcaaaattatctttatcaattttatttttttaatattgagttggttaaacatttaactttgtaatttttttcctttaaaatattatggattgctacggtgttttCTCGtatggtttttctattttatttttttatttttcaaaattatatttgttgattttatttttttaatattgagctgattgagaatttagttttgtaatttttttctttaaaatattatggattgctacagtgtttctccagaaggtttttttttctttttgtttttttatgattttttttctaaaattatctttgtcaattttattttttaatattgagctggttaagaattacagttacaatatgtggggaaaacactgtaactttccttgCAAATTACTATGGATTATTACAGTGTTtttttccacatggtttttctttttttttttttttaaattgtgtttgttaattttattttttaaatattaagctggttaagaattataattacaagtaaatataatttttttctatcatgaaATACTGGCTctatcatacctttaatttttattatttatttagcattggtttataattataacactatcaaatatatttgttttataaatctgCGACAACACCCGGACATGTAATCTTATCTTGACTAAAATATGTAGACATATATACATCTGCTGTAGGTAATTAGTTACATTGCCAAAACAGGGAGGAGGGGGCCTtggaattaaaaagttgaaagagTGGAGTTGTGCTTGTGCAATGAGAAATCTATGGTGTCTCCCTCTAAAATCTGGTTCATTATGGGTTGCTTATTGTTGGgaatatttaattaagaataGGAGTTTATGGAGCTTAAATGCCCCAAATGACTGCACCTGGAACTGGAGGAAGATGCTGAAACTTAGAATTATGATGTGGGACTCTGTTGATTACTCTATTGGAAATTGGAAGCTCACCTATCTATGGTGGGATAAATGGCATCCTCATGGTGCTCTGATTAAGAGATATGGGCAGGAAATTACTGTTGGAACTGGACTCCCTTTAAATGCTACTGTTGCAAATGTGATAGGTGATTACTGGCTTTGGCCTCCTTCAAGGTCAAATGTAATGGCTGATATTCATAGTGCCATCTGTGGCACTATTTTTCTAAGTCAAGATGTTGAGGATTGCATTACATGCAGAGAAGCTGTTGATGGGGGATTTTCATGTCGAAGTGCCTGAATCtggtgagaaagaaaagaaataatgttGCTTGGCATGAGCTCCTTTGGGGACCATTGCCTGTTCCCAGACGTAGCTTAATTTATCGCTTGGCTCTCTATCTCGAACAGTTTATCCACAAAATCAAGACAGCTGAAACGGGGAAGGAATATAGACACAAATTGCTCTCTATTTCAACAAGCTCCAAAAGATAGGGATCACTTATTCTTCTCTTGTAGTTTCACCAAGAAAATATGGCagtgtattttaaagaaaagtgGAATTTGCAGGCTGGCGATCGGCAGGAAGAGTTGGATTGTGCCATTTCTTTGGAATTCTCTGGTGCTCCTGCGTTTATCAAATTTGGAAAGAAAGGAACATGAGAGCGCATGGTTTTGATGGGACTGTTGCCAGTGTCATTGTGGATAGAATTTCCAGCTTTGATAAGCGTAgactttagaaaacaaaaatctacAGGAAGCTATCGTAAATCTCAAATATGATGGCTCCATGCAAGACCTGGAACTTCCAGTAGCTTGCTTTTGATCGTATTGTGGTGTTTGTATATACAGTACAAACCTTcagtaatttgtttttggttgtATTGTGGAGCTTGTTTATCGTACAAACCTTGG belongs to Populus nigra chromosome 18, ddPopNigr1.1, whole genome shotgun sequence and includes:
- the LOC133678672 gene encoding 4-coumarate--CoA ligase-like 9 is translated as MATKSVPAQETTMTTHAINITKSGYCLESKTFQSLIPPATPPPPHQPLSITQFILSLLHSSAIPTTQKNYLIMPSTGQSLTYSEAINQIYSLSSSLKSLYNLNKNDVSFILCPPSLHVPIIYLSLLYLGVTISPANPLSSNSELTHQIQLSKPKIAFATSQTAHKLPSFPLGTILIDSPEFISLLTQISKRDTPTTHVEVSQSDMAAILYSSGTTGRVKGVSLTHRNVIAPIAAFQKSSAELDPHAVSLLTLPLFHVFGFFLLINEFRWGRTLVLTERFDFEQMLKVVERYRVSDMPVSPTIILTLLKSDLTNKYDLSSLRRFSCGGAPLSKEVAEKFKRKFPQAEIMQGYGLTEAGAVSRMIGPEECNQHASVGRLCGNMEAKIVDPLTGEAFGPGKRGELWLRGPSIMKGYVGDEKATSETLDSEGWLKTGDLCFFDSEGFLYIVDRLKELIKYKAYQVAPVELEQLLLSNPEIADAAVIPYPDEEAGQIPMAYVVRKPGSSITEAQIMDSIAKQVAPYKKIRRVAFTDGIPRSPAGKILRRELINHALSGALCKL